Proteins encoded by one window of Clostridia bacterium:
- a CDS encoding 3-ketoacyl-ACP reductase, with protein sequence MKSAIVTGCLGGIGKAVKDKLLGAGFHVTGMDVGDYTENEANFTYVKGDLSCASDREKLVAEAAKATGAIDVLVNVAGVAPKVRADLLTMTEESYDFVMDINAKGTFFLTQAVANHMVAHKNNEERYIVNISSLSAYATSTNRGEYCISKAGVSMITKLFADRLACENIMVNEIRPGIIRTGMTSTVKEKYDNLIDGGLLPIKRWGEPEDIACGVFALCNGTLPYITGQSLDVDGGFHLQRL encoded by the coding sequence ATGAAAAGTGCAATTGTAACAGGATGCCTTGGTGGCATTGGCAAAGCAGTTAAAGATAAATTACTTGGTGCAGGCTTTCATGTAACCGGTATGGATGTGGGGGATTATACTGAAAATGAAGCGAATTTCACATATGTGAAGGGCGACCTTTCCTGTGCATCCGACAGAGAAAAGCTGGTTGCAGAGGCGGCAAAAGCAACAGGTGCGATTGATGTACTGGTAAATGTCGCAGGTGTTGCGCCAAAGGTACGCGCTGACCTTTTAACCATGACAGAAGAAAGCTATGATTTTGTGATGGATATCAATGCCAAAGGTACATTCTTCTTAACCCAGGCTGTTGCCAATCATATGGTTGCACACAAAAACAACGAAGAACGTTACATTGTAAACATTTCCTCGCTTTCTGCGTATGCAACTTCCACCAACCGTGGCGAATACTGCATTTCCAAAGCAGGTGTCAGCATGATTACAAAGCTTTTTGCGGACCGATTGGCTTGTGAAAACATTATGGTAAATGAAATCCGTCCCGGCATCATCCGCACGGGCATGACCTCTACCGTAAAAGAAAAATACGACAACCTGATTGATGGCGGTTTACTTCCCATCAAACGTTGGGGCGAGCCGGAAGACATTGCTTGCGGTGTGTTTGCCCTTTGTAACGGCACGCTTCCTTACATTACAGGTCAG